The following nucleotide sequence is from Salvia miltiorrhiza cultivar Shanhuang (shh) unplaced genomic scaffold, IMPLAD_Smil_shh original_scaffold_220:::fragment_1, whole genome shotgun sequence.
TATTAAAAACCCTAATTCTATACTCTACACTGCACACAAAAATTAGATTCCAATTTCTCATACTGTAACAACACGACTCCAGACTTGACAGCTatcacgagtcttttctagcgtgttttgtcctcattCGCACGCTCCCCGAGAAACTTCACATAGagttgctccaagccaagcacgcttaaccttggagtttctttcaCATGGTCCCTCTCTTTCAGGTGCATTTCGGTTCGTTTATGTACCCCTCCGCTTCAAAGCACTTATTGGAGCCGCTCATTGCCCGTGTCTTGTGCACCGGTGATCACTTCTTACTTCTGCCCCGAGCGTCACATACCCACTAGCTTCCGCTTGGTTCATCCCCGAACCACATCGTGCTGCAagaggttcggctctgataccatctgtatcagcccggctccagacttGACGGTTGTCCCtacagaccaacacgagtcttttctagcgtgttttgtcttCACTCGAATGCTTCCCGAGAAAATTCTCAAGGGTCACCTATCCTGAAATTGTTTCAAGCCAatcacgcttaaccttggagtttcttccacgtggTCACTAGAAAAAAAGAtacatcttgttgatatgagtagcacctatcaaattatttaaaatttcctcgaatatgcagtctcatacctgcatattcttggaatcTTCTCTTTCAGCTGTGTTTCAGTTCGTTCATATACCCCTCCGCTTTGAAGCACTTATAGAAGCCGCTATTTGTCCGTGTCTTGTGCACCGGTGATCACTCATTACTTCTGCCCCGGGCGTCACAGCCTCTCTCACTAAATCCTACTGCCGTCTTCCCTCCCTTTAGCTGTCGTCCACCGACGCGGCGTCACACCTTCAGTCGTCCTCCACCGGCGTGGCATTGCCCCTTCGTCCATCTTCACGTCATCATCCACCAACGCGGACTGTGCAGCGTCCTGCCCTCAAATCCGCAATCCCTCTTCGCCGGTGTGATTTGCCGTGCATTGGCCCTCCCCCTCCAGCACAGAAGCAAGCACACAACGACGTCCACCCTTGGTCGCAACACAGCGGCATAGCCCACAGGTGATCGAAGATGAGGTGAGCACAAAGGAATATGAATTGTGGATGAAGTGTGGGCAGTTATTGATAAGCTTTTGTATGAATCTGATAACCAAGCCGAAACAACTTGCATGGCATAGGGTACTAGAATGAGGAACGTAGTCAGTTGACTGCTTCTTCGTCTTTTGGCATGGGGATTATCACACTGAAAAAATCATGGCGGCTTGCTCGAAAAGGTCTGCCCCATTGCTGAACTTTTGGCTGCAGTGAATGGTGTGAGCTTGATTCACCCTTTGAAGTTTTCACCGACTCGCACGATGACCAAGCTGCCGGAGGAGGCGCACaagattttttttgttgttgtttgtaGTTATCAACTAGACAATTTTCCCATTTGGTTGGAACATAGTATATGATGAATTTGAGTACGAAAATCGTCATGACCAGCCAAGATCATGTGACCCATTTTCTTAGGATTATGCCACACAAATATTGTAACACGAATAATCCTAACTAATTCAATATACTTATCAAATTCCATAACTTAACACATAATCACACGAAATTTTCCAattccatttttattttctcaaacaAAAAACGAAATTCACATTTACCAAACGTACGGTTTTGTCTCGATACATAAAAATTTTAGCCACAAGTTCACTTACTTAACCACCAATCTATCATCCGCCTAAATTTGAAATATTGTTGCGAAAACGggtttttatgattttttttttcagtataTAGTACATGTAATTATTGGTGAATGTCGGTATGCgatgattaaaaaaatactaaaaatttatgaatttagtGAATAATGGAGAGGCAGCCACGCCTTGCTTTGATTCAAAGCATTGTCATTATTCAAACGTGCAAGCAAAAATGCAGAATCAACATGATTAGCCATTAATAAGATTTTTAGCTCAACTGCCTTAATCACGCGCATTTACATTTTTCTCGAatctttttttcttatattttcacTGCAAATAAATTTGCGCATAATGTTATCTAACATGAAGTGCTGCATATCTATCTATAACTGTTTGAAAAAAACAATAGAAAAGAGGCACACTTTTACGCATTTGGTGGCACGATGCAACTATCctgattaataaaatttaattaatataagagcatccgcagtgGGGACCCGATAAGGGGGACTCGAGTCACCCCCGAGATCGGGTCGCCCACTGCAACCTCAGGTGACACGAGGCGAACCCGATAGAACGGGGCATATTCGATGGGTGAAACGGCGGGCGCGTGCTTTGCACGCGccgatttaaaataataataataataaataaattcgaattttgaaaaatttggACGTTGGACTGGaccgttttttttttggtttctaTCCAAATTTTTGGTCAATTgaccgattttattttattttctttttttcctcttcTATAAAATctcctcttcttctccttcgtCTTCACTTCTCATATTCTTCTTGTTCTCTCTATTTCTCTTACAAAAAAAATGGATCCACACAATCCTAATTGGTACGATTCAAATTGGGTACCCGACCTCTCCAACGTGTACCACCCCAATTTAGCCGGTATTAACTTGGAGGAGGAGCCTCGCCCAAGCGAAGGAGATGTCCCACCGGCCGCCGCCCACAGTGCGTCGAAGCCAAAGAAAAGCGGGCGGCGGAAGGCTATGGCCTTCAAGGAGAAGGCGCCGGAAAGAGAACCGGAGGAGGGAAAGACCATTCGACACACATACACCCCCGAGGAGACGGACCTTATTGTCCGTATTTGGACGGAGGAGACGAACGACTCCATCCGGGGGGTCGATCAAAAAGGCGAGGCCTACTGGGGCCGAATTCTAGAGAGGGTGAACGCTGTCCTCGGCCTCGGCTTGAAGCCCCGCCAAATAAATGGACACTTCGCCCGAGTGGCCCAGGAAGTGAAGTTGTGGGAGAATATTTGGGTGGAGGTTTGCGCGAAGTGGCCTTCCGGCCACTCCGACGACATGCTCCAACATAAGGCCCAAGTCATCTTCCAAGCAAGGAGCCCAACTAGCAGCGCCTTCAACTACTGGAATGCATGGAGGCTGCTCCGGATCAACCGGAGGTTCAAGTCCATGTACCTTGAGGGCAACGtccattcctccaagaggacgaAGACGTCAGAGATAGTGGACTTCACTACCTCGGCGTTGGGCGAGGAGATCACGTCTTCCCGGCCGACTGGAAACAAGGAGGCGAAAGCGGCAGCGAGAGCGGCGAAGGGGAAAGGAAAGGCGTTGCAAAGCTCCGGGCCTTCACCAGAATACATGGAGAGGATGAACAGGTCGGACATCACATCAAACAAATGATGGCCGAGGTCGCCAAGTCCAACGAACTCAAGCAGAAGATGCACGACGATCCAATTTTATTCATGAAGACCGACGACATGAGTCCAGAAACCCTCGCCCTCCACAAGCAGCGTTGCGCGAAGATCATCGCTAGGATGAGAGAAGTTGGAGATCTTTaggattttatgtttttagtttttaattaagtaattttaaattatgtctttaggtttttttcttttttttttaaatgtaatctttaggatttttaaaatttaatgaagtttaatttgaagtcaattgtgttatttaaatttctgcaattaaaaataaataaaaaatacaataatcaaaactaaaaagatcaggtcagctatcatgTCATCCCACTGCAGCCTCACTGACCCAATGCGGTCCCCCCTCTATCAGGTCACTCCCACTGCTGATGCTCTAaataaatcctaattaagtAATAATTAAGTCTTATTAATACTTTATCGTATAGACGACCGCATATAAGTATGTTTTTGCATAGGAACTATATTAACTACTGCTTCACTCAGTGCTTTGTGACATTCATAATTCTAACACTAAGAGTGTAatatctttgattgtaaatttatcgtttaaaattttttttatcacattttagtgattctcattctttttcctttttttttcttttttgagggaAAGTGGTTCtcactctttatttatttatttttattttattttttttcaggaAAAGTGGTTTCCACTCtttttatctcatgttctctttcgtgaaaaaatttataaaaatattatgaagagaaagaaaagaagggagagagagaaaatgaagagATATAACGAGAAAAATAGAGATATGAGTATATATTTTGGGGAAAAATTGAAAGATGATAAAAAATAGAGAGATTaatacaatataaaaaaatattatcatacTTATAATTTGTGACATtattatcatgaattggagtgaaaatgtaaaaaatgcagccgaattttttttccttcctgccaaaagaaaaattttcaaCTAAGAAAACacgtgaaaagaaaaaaaaaatggggccccatcatttttcataaaaaattacgCAACCTAATTTAGAACATGAAAGTTAAATTTTATAAAGTctaaagaaaggaaaaataatgAGTATTATTGTGAATAAAATTTGGATCTCACTATTGTTctgaattttctttattttttatttttatttttttatatttaacttaaatatattcaactaaaattatatttttatttaaaaaatataaaaatattcatgTGGATTGCATGAATGTAAATGCTAGTAGTTTGTTGTAACTCCTCATGAAGATGTTTTGGGGGCGGAGGAAGTAATATATATTCAACTTTGTGATATCATGATAGGTAtcatgtaaaaaataaaaaaagcaaATTCAACAGCAGTATTATATATTGAATTCGACTCAATTTGTTTATCCCAAGCAAGAGCACAATTACATTATCTTGCCTCAAATTTCAAATAAAGTACAACTTaacaaaaatctaaaaaataaaataaaaaaagatctCACTTAAACAATAAAAACGACTCAAATTACAAACAAACAGCCGTTTGGCACAGGAGGAATTGCTGCAAAAGATTGCCAAAAACTATATACACTAACACGATAAATTATCACAAacggaaaaaaaataaagagcaAAATCTGTATCTTTTTGTGCATCTGTTTTCACTTTGAAGTAAATTTGCTAGTTTACCTCAGCTTGGGGCTTGTTAGACCATTGGAATTCTATTTCCAGATTCCTCGACGGCCCGCTTTTGCTCTCCGGCAGCAGCGTGTACTCGCCCGCAACTGCGCCTAGCATCACCACACGATCAATCTGGATGGTTACCTTCCCGAATGAGCTCTGCAGTTAAAGAAGTAGACCCAATAAGAGTAGGTAGGGAAACACGGTGGAATCCACTGAACACAGAGTTTTTGTGTAAATCTTGTCACTAGAACTCATTTACCTTTCCCATCTTGCTCTTGTTCTTGCATGAAATGTGAAGCTTCTGGCCTTTGGGAGGACTCTCGAACGACCACGAGAAGCTCTCATCCCACTCTGGATTAGGGCCGGTTGATACAACCTAGAGCAAAGGACAGTTGGAGTAAAACACAGCAAGAGCATGAAACGAACGTTTGGTGACGAGTGTAAATTCATACCTTGGTTTGCCGAGGGGGTGTGTTTCCGAGGGTTAGCTTGCAGTATACGCTAGCATTCCCAACGGATTGCCTCATGTTGCTGCCTCGCTTGATTATTACCACTAGTGTGCCTGGCAAACACTGCAGCAAAAACTCAGCTTTCTCCTGAAACCGTGGTGGCCCCGATTGAATCAAGTACTGTAGAAGGGGTATTGCATCTGCAGCAGCAATGGATTGCGCTCGAGAAACTTCAGCTGGACACGCCGACCATGCTTGCCTAAGAAGAAATAGTGCGTCCAAGGCAGCCTCTTGAGTTGCCTCTGAGGTAGTCTTGAGAGAAGCGACCAGATGAGGAATGCTTAGTGTTGCTGGCTCCGTTGCTCTAAGGCGGGGGAAGTTGCCAAAAAGTGCATTTAGAGCCTTCAGATACTCTTCATTTACTGTGCCAGTAGCCCATAAGTCTTTCTCGATTGCAGCTAGAGGAACAGTGAAAAAATTAGGTCTTTCATCAACAAGATATTAAAACTTAAGCTAGCTGGAATGAGGGAGGTGAATTTTACCTGTTATAGCTCTCACAGTTTCGCTTGAGGCGTATTCTTGAATGGTGTTGTTAGAGAAAAGAAGTTTGACAAACATAGCTGCCTGGATTGACGTTTCAGGGTCGCTAGAGCTGATTAGATCGAGCACAACCTGAACGCCACCAGCTTCTGCAACAGCCCTCTTGTTTGATCGGCTGTACATAACCAGGTTCTGCAAAGCACATATAGCTACTACTTTCATTTCCTCTGTAGGTTGATCTTCGAGGAGATTCACCAATGCACGACAGGCTGAAACAGCATCTGCTGTTCGGGCAAGAGCCTCGTTCTGGAATAGGTCACCCAGAGCAAGGGTGGCGAGTAACCTCGCCTGCTGACCTTGGGTTTGAGGATCCAAAAGGTATTGGGACAATGGCAAGATTGCAGATTTGGTAACTTTAGATTCCCTGATTTTCACGTTGTTCAGTAACACCTCGAGTAGTCTGGCAGCTGTTTCCTCACACTGATGACTTCTAAGAAGGTCCAGAAGCGCCTCGATTGCCCCACTTTCAGCCATTGCTTCAGCACTTGTAGAGTCGTCACTCTCCAACACGAGAAGAGCACTCAGAGCACCAACGACAGTACTCTCTGTTCCTGAACGCAGCAGCCTGACCAGCACTGCAACGGGAACTTCCAAATAGAACTCCGAACTAAATTGCAGGATGCTAGATAACACAGAAGCAGCACACTCCCACAAAGCATGAGGGAGAAGAGGATCTGACTGGAGTATAACATTTGATAGCTGGCCTACACCACCTTCTTTTGCAATTTCATTTGGCCATATTGTTGAAACATTAACGAGAGCACGAACAGCTCTCTGTTGCAAAATAGGAATGCCGGAACCAAGAATGCGTACCAGCGGAGGGATTACTTGCTGTGTTAGAGGATCTTTCTGAAGATGTTCCTCCATTAGCAAGTGGGAGAGAAGTTCTGCTGCTAACTGTCGCACTGCTGAAGCCGGAGAGTCAAGCAAAGGCAGAAGGGGTTCAATGGCTTGTTGTGATGTAAGAGTATAATCCGCACGGCACTGTGGATGCTCAAGAATATTAACAAGAACCTGCAATGCGCTGTGTTGTCCATCAGGTCCAAACTCCGATCTTGTCAGCAACAGGAACAGAGGCTCGACCACTTTTGCTGCAGAAGGACCTTTTGCAATGCTTGCATTGTTTGTTAGTATTCTAAGCAATTCAGAAAATGCAGCACAGAGAAAATCAGGAGCTTCATGAAGTATATCAAGCACACACTCTATTACTCCAGCTTTCACCATTTCCATCTTACAGGCAGGCCTATCTTTACCTAATTTAACTAGAGCTCTTGATATAGCTTCATGAAGCAAATAGTTTCGACCGTATAGAAGGCCTACAAGGGGGATGACGGCACCATGGGCAGCAACAAGTTCTGCCAGCTGGTCATCATCAAGGAGCTTATCTAATGCACGGACAACAGAATTGTGAGCTGGACTATACTCAGAAACAAGCAGAGAAACCAACGGCTCAACACAGCGTGCTGCTGCTAAAGTGGATCGTATCCTAGTGTTGCCAAAAAGCACACAGCACAATTCAGCAGCATCTCCCTTCAGCTCCATAGAGTAATTCGACGAAAGGATCCTGCACAGCACGTCAACTGCATTCATCTCAACATCAGCAACTGCAAGGGCTTTCGATGGGTTTTCATTCAGCAGTCTGATCAAGGCAGCAATAGCAGCATGCTGTTCTTTCTCCAAACCTGTACTCAGAATTTCCACGAGAGGCTGAACAGCTTGCCTGGCAGATTCAGCATTCCTTACATGATCAGCAGAAAATAAGTTTTCCAATGCTTTAGCAGCACTATATCTTGCTGCTCTTCCACCCAAGCGCAAAACTGCTACAAGTTGACTGACTGCACCAAATGCAGATTCATGTCTCCTTATCTCAGCTGTGCTGAACATAATGCCCAGTAAATCTGTAGCAGCTTCCTCGTATGCATCTTGGGGGCCAAGAGAAAGATACTTCGTCAAGCCTTCCAAGGCCCCAGACTCTACCATGGCAATTTGATTTGTAGGGCAATCTGTAGCAAGCTGGATTAGAAGTCCCAGAGCAAGAAAAGGTGCTCCAGGACGTTCTGGAATAGGTTTAAGCAAATCCACTAATGCTGGTATAGCTTTCCGAGAAGTAGCGCCAAGCCTGATGTCATCTACCCTGAACAATCGCTCGAGGGCCACTTGATCAGGATAACTAACCAAAGCAAAGTCCTCTGCCAATTCCAAAAGGTCCTGTATATCAACATCAGCACAACCAAGCAAGGAAATGAGTCCTGCTGGTGCTCCTGAATTTGCAACCGAGAGAAGAGTCCCCCTGCTACCATTACAAACAAGACTTGCTACAGCTTGTGCAGCAAAATATCTGTTTGCTCCCTCTTCAGTCCTCAACAAACTAGCCAGTACAGGAATCACTTTCATAGTTGCATGAACACGTATGATATCTCGATCTTGGAACAATATTGCTAACAATAATGCACAAATCCATATGCTGCCATCCTCCTTATAATCAGcctgaagaaaagaagaagaaaaaatcaGTGCAAGTTTTTTCAAGACTATGCCAGCAAGGTTGTGCATCAGAATCTAAGCCAACTAGTACActcaaatgaataaaataaaccACATACCAGTATGTTGTGTGTAAAGGATTCAGAAATTTTTTCGGTGAGAACTTCAATTGCACCAGCCTCCATGATCTCAACTTTGCTTCTGTCATCACGACTAGCAAGGATAGAAAGAAGCCAAGTAGCGATATTCACACTACTGATGACTGACGTACTTTTCTCTTCACTTTCTTTTTCAATTATCCTGGAGATACTTATAATATCCTTGCTACCCTGATCGGCAGCAGGGGGAGACTCTGAAGAAGCTAACATTCCAACAAGAGCATGAATGAGTAATATACTCATATTAGATCCATTTAAATCTTCAACTACTCGTTGATAATTGACTTTCGCAGTGCAGACGAGTAGTGCAGCTCCTCCAATTTTGATCCTTGCATCTGAGGAACCGATCACCCTTCTTGTAATAGATGAAATGCATCCAGTGGCAGAGGCAATAGTATTCCCAAGAACTAGGGGCTGAGCCTGGGCGAGCCGAGATAATATTTCTATAGCCTTATCCTGTAACAATGGTGTGGCATCAGCAATACATGAGACTATTGGGGTAATGC
It contains:
- the LOC131003543 gene encoding protein CELLULOSE SYNTHASE INTERACTIVE 1-like, translating into MERNGEGRPHDSEPPTPHALMKMGSRDRGSMEDPDGTLASVAQCIEQLRQSSSSSQEKEKCLRQLLELINTRENAFGAVGSHSQAVPVLVSLLRSGSLGIKIQSAVVLGSLCKENELRVKVLLGGCIPPLLGLLKSNSREGQIAAAKTIYAVSQGGAKDHVGSKIFSTEGVVPALWQQLDKGLKAGNEVDHLLTGALRNLCSSTEGFWPATIQAGGVDVLVKLLTTGQSSTQANVCFLLASMMMEDASICSKILAAEATKLLLKLLGPDNEAPLRAEAASALKSLSAQCKEARREIANANGIPVLINATIAPSKEFMQGEFAQALQENAMCALANISGGLSYVISSLGQSLESCSSPAQVADTLGALASALMIYDSKAEYARASDPEEVEKTLLQQLKPQMPFLIQERTIEALASLYGNGILASKLANSDAKRLLIGLITMATDEVQEELIRSLLILCNNEGTLWQALQGREGIQLLISLLGLSSEQQQECAVALLCLLSHENDDSKWAITAAGGIPPLVQILETGSAKAKEDSATILGNLCNHSEDIRACVESADAVPALLWLLKNGRPNGKEIAAKTLNHLIHKSDTATISQLTALLVSDLPESKIYVLDALKSLLCVAPLSDMVREGSAANDAIETMIKILSSLKEETQARSALALAGIFDVRKDLRETNIAVKTLGSVMKLLSSESETILAEVSRCLAAIFLSVKENRDVAALARGALPTLVVLANSSVLHVAEQAVCALANLLLDNEASEKAISEEIILPATTVLREGSNAGKIHAAAAIARLLRSRQIDSSLTECVNRNGTVLAIVSFLETADSGSVATSEALDALAFLSRSIGDGEQVKPAWTVLAEYPSGITPIVSCIADATPLLQDKAIEILSRLAQAQPLVLGNTIASATGCISSITRRVIGSSDARIKIGGAALLVCTAKVNYQRVVEDLNGSNMSILLIHALVGMLASSESPPAADQGSKDIISISRIIEKESEEKSTSVISSVNIATWLLSILASRDDRSKVEIMEAGAIEVLTEKISESFTHNILADYKEDGSIWICALLLAILFQDRDIIRVHATMKVIPVLASLLRTEEGANRYFAAQAVASLVCNGSRGTLLSVANSGAPAGLISLLGCADVDIQDLLELAEDFALVSYPDQVALERLFRVDDIRLGATSRKAIPALVDLLKPIPERPGAPFLALGLLIQLATDCPTNQIAMVESGALEGLTKYLSLGPQDAYEEAATDLLGIMFSTAEIRRHESAFGAVSQLVAVLRLGGRAARYSAAKALENLFSADHVRNAESARQAVQPLVEILSTGLEKEQHAAIAALIRLLNENPSKALAVADVEMNAVDVLCRILSSNYSMELKGDAAELCCVLFGNTRIRSTLAAARCVEPLVSLLVSEYSPAHNSVVRALDKLLDDDQLAELVAAHGAVIPLVGLLYGRNYLLHEAISRALVKLGKDRPACKMEMVKAGVIECVLDILHEAPDFLCAAFSELLRILTNNASIAKGPSAAKVVEPLFLLLTRSEFGPDGQHSALQVLVNILEHPQCRADYTLTSQQAIEPLLPLLDSPASAVRQLAAELLSHLLMEEHLQKDPLTQQVIPPLVRILGSGIPILQQRAVRALVNVSTIWPNEIAKEGGVGQLSNVILQSDPLLPHALWECAASVLSSILQFSSEFYLEVPVAVLVRLLRSGTESTVVGALSALLVLESDDSTSAEAMAESGAIEALLDLLRSHQCEETAARLLEVLLNNVKIRESKVTKSAILPLSQYLLDPQTQGQQARLLATLALGDLFQNEALARTADAVSACRALVNLLEDQPTEEMKVVAICALQNLVMYSRSNKRAVAEAGGVQVVLDLISSSDPETSIQAAMFVKLLFSNNTIQEYASSETVRAITAAIEKDLWATGTVNEEYLKALNALFGNFPRLRATEPATLSIPHLVASLKTTSEATQEAALDALFLLRQAWSACPAEVSRAQSIAAADAIPLLQYLIQSGPPRFQEKAEFLLQCLPGTLVVIIKRGSNMRQSVGNASVYCKLTLGNTPPRQTKVVSTGPNPEWDESFSWSFESPPKGQKLHISCKNKSKMGKSSFGKVTIQIDRVVMLGAVAGEYTLLPESKSGPSRNLEIEFQWSNKPQAEVN